The sequence below is a genomic window from Thermomicrobiales bacterium.
CATCACAGGCGAGGCCGGGCTGGATCGCAGCGGGGTGATGGTCGCGCTCGGTTTGCTGATCGGCTTCCTGATGCTGGCCGCCACACTGATGACGGGCGGTCTGACCGTGCTGCGGATCGTTCGGGCGGCCGGTGAATCTCCCACGAACGCAGTTGGTGAGCCGAACGGTGAAGGAGCAGACGCGTGATTCCAACCCGCGAGATCCTGTGGAATATTGGGAGCATCTCCCGCATCGCGCTCCTCACGCTCATGGTCATCCCGTTCGCGTTCATCGCTTTCGGCCTGGCGCGGCGCGCGAGCATCTGGCTGCGTGGCCAACCGGAGGATCGCTTCGGAGACTGGGGAATCCGGCTTCGCGGGGCGCTGCAAAAGAGCATCTTCCACGGTCGGATCATCCGCCGTAACAAGCTTTACGCAGGCATCATGCATGCCTGTCTCTTCGGCGGCTTCGTCATTCTGTTCATCGGCACACTAATCGTCGCAACCGAAGACGACATCACTGTGCCACTGTTCGGCTGGTCGTTCTACAACGGCAACTTCTACCTCGGCTACAAGCTGATCGTGAACCTCGGCGGCGTCATGCTCATTACCGGCGTCGTCATGGCCTTCCTGCGCCGCTTCGGCATGCGTCCGGTCTATCAGGAAACGGCGGCAGACGATCTGATCCTGCTGACGATGCTGCTCGTGCTGAGCGTGCAGGGTTTCGTCGTCCAGTCCCTGCGTCTGGCGGTCGAGAAGGACGCCTGGGGGCCGTGGTCGTGGGTGTCATACCCGATGTCGATCGCGTATCAGGGGCTATCGGAATCGACGCTGCGCGATCTGCACTGGATCAACTGGTGGGGTCACTTCCTGACGACGTTTGTCTTCCTCGGCTACCTGGCCTACTCGAAGATGGTCCACGTCTTCACCAGCCTGGCGAATGTCTTCTTCCGGCGTCTGCGACCAATGGGCGAGCTGGCCTCGATCCCTGACTTGGAAGAGGCCGAATCGTTCGGCATCGCCCACCTCGAGGACTTCTCCTGGGCACAGCTCATGAACGTGGACGCCTGCATGCACTGCGGGCGCTGCCTGGAGTACTGCCCAACGTTCAACACCGGCAAGGACTTGCGACCGCGCGACCTGATTCTGGAGATTGCCGGATTCTCAGCCGACAACGGCGGCATCTTCTCCGGCGAAGTCGGCGAGGGCGAGAACTCAGCGCGCTTCCGCTGGGGTGCCGGTGCTGATCGCGATCTGATCGGTGGCGTGGTGACGCCGGCCGAATTGTGGGACTGCACGACCTGTGGGGCCTGCATGGAGCACTGCCCGGTCTACATTGAGCACGTGCCGCTCATTGTCGGCATGCGTCGCAACCTCGTCCTGGAACAGGGCGAATTCCCCGACGAGCTCGTCACGATGTTCAACAACCTTGAACGGCTCAACAGCCCGTATCAGTTCCCGCAAAATCAGCGCGACGACTGGACGCGCAAGGTCGGGGCACCGGTCCCGATCATGGCCGAGAAGGCCGCCGCCGGTGAAGAGGTTGAGGTGCTGTTCTTCGTCGGCTGCCTCGGCTCGTTCGACTCGCGCAGCCAGCAGACGACGATCGCGCTGACGCGCATCCTGCAGGAGGCGGGCATCAACTTCGCCATCCTCGGCAAGGAAGAGACCTGCACCGGCGACCCGGCCAAGCGCGTCGGCAACGAATATCTGGCCCAGATGCTGGCGATGCAGACGGTCGAGACGCTCAACCAGTATTCATTCAAGAAGATCGTCACCGCCTGCCCGCACTGCTTCAACGCGATGGCCAACGAGTACCCGCAGATCGGCGGAAACTACGAGGTTGTCCACCACTCGCAACTCATCAACCAGCTCATCGACGAGGGCCACATCCAGCTGGAGCCTGATTCGGCCATCGCGCAGGGCAAGGTGACCTATCACGACCCCTGCTATATCGGGCGCTACAACGGCGTCTACGACGAGCCGCGCGGCGTCGTGAATGCGCTGCCGGGCGTCGAGCTGGTGGAGATGCGCCGCAACCGCAACAAGTCATTCTGCTGTGGCGGCGGCGGCGGTCGCATGTTCATGGAGGAGACCAGCGGCACGCGCATCAACCAGGCCCGTGTCACCGAGGCAATTGACACCGGTGCCGAAGTCCTCTGCGCCGCCTGCCCGTTCTGCATGACGATGTTCGAGGACGGCATCAAGGGCGTTGGTGCTGAGGAGACGTTTGCCGTGAAGGATCTGGCAGAACTGGTCGCCGGGTCGATGCGCACGAAGCAACCGGCGAATGGCGCGAGGGCAGACGGCGGCGAGTAGACCACGCCCCGGCAGCTACAAACGCGCACATCGCTGCCAAGGGGTTGAGAGCGGGACACAGTTGCCTGGCATGTGCGCAGGTTCCGATGGACTCGACGGAATCAGAACTGCATTAGTGCTCGACGGAGACCAGAAATCAGTCGGGACATTTCGCTTTGTCGTCCGTCACCATCGAGCAATGGCAGTGCTGACTTACGACGTGCGGCCGACGAGGTACCCCTCTATCTTCGCTCTCACCTCAGGTATCCCATCCCGGTATGTTGTTTGGAACGTGTCGAAGAGGCGCACGGCTTCAGCCTGCCGTGGGCTAATCCAGTCGATCGCGTCCAGCACCTCGAGGTGTTCCTGCGGCAGATTTGTGCGGTGCCAGATGGGCTCGAAGTGAAACACCCGGTTGCGAAGCAGGTTGATTTTGAAGTACCGCCCCTGAATGCTGCGGGGCTTTCTTGCGTTGCGGGATACATTGGGAAATGCGGTCAGCATCAGCGCGAATCGGTTGGGGCTCCAGATTGGAGCTTCGTAGTGTTTCGTCAGAATCTGCACCCAGAACCCGAAGTTGAGTTCAGCCACGATCTTCCCTGCGTTGGCAGACTGCCGACGCCTGATCAGTTTCCTCCTGGCCTCCTGGGCATCGTCGAATTGCGCCTGGCGCACGATCCTGAGATCGTCGAACCAGTACTCAGTCCCGTAGTAGTCCGTGAGCGTCATGTGGATCGTGTTGCGCAGCGCAACCTCGACACAGTCGAGGGCCGGATAGAGAGCCTGGCAGAGCGCGATGTTCCAATAGTAGTTGACGAGCATATCGAGGTCGGAGCCGCTCGGTGGACGGTACTTATCCAGGCGCTCCTGGGAAACCGGTCGGAGCAGATCCTGGACGAAGCGAGCTTCCGGCGTCGGCGCTGGTGGACTCATTGCCATCGGGTGGTACCTGTCGTATACTAATAAGGCTATGCCCCAGGTATCTTCCCCCGATCCCGCAAGGATCGGTGCTCAGATCCTGGGGTTTTTGGTTCCTCGATACGCCCCTATTGAGACGTCACCACCCATCTTTGCCGCGCCCATCAGCCGCACCAGATGGTTGACAACAGTATAGGCACATACGGGTAGACACGCCTTTGTAGATTTGTATAGAGCATCCGTACCCTTACTGTAGCCGATCGCGGCTGCCCGCCAAATCGCTTCACATAATGCCCACCCACAAAGTCCAGTTGCCGAACAGGCACAACCCTGTTAGGTTTGGTGCAGTACGAATAGGGGTCAATGGGTAAAGGACTCGTACGTTCGCAATGAAACAGATGAACAGACGCGGTGATCGAGGCTTCGCTCGCACAATCGCCGCAGGTATTGCCTTTCTTCTTATCGCTGCAATGTTTCCGTCATTGGCGTCTGCCAGTGTGGACCCGGCGACGGGCGTCTATTTCGACGACACCGGGCAGGTGCTGAGCAATCCGTTCTACGAGGCCTGGGAAGATCACGGCGGCCTGCGCGAAGCAGGTGAGCCGGTGAGCCCGGCCGTCCAGCGCGGTGATAGCTGGGTGCAGTGGTTCACCTTCACACGCATGGAGATCGCCAAGCCAGCACTGGATCAGGCGCAGCCATCAGACGCAGTCTCTGCGCCGGTCGGACTGTCGGTTGCCGCCAGCCTCGGCCTGACCGGCCTCCACCCCGCGTTCCTGGCCCGCCAGCACACGCAGACAGATGGCACGCGGGTGTTCGACAACGGTCGGATGCTGGCGAACGCCTTCCTGCATGCCTGGGAGAAGGGCGACACCGGCGACCGACTGGGCATGCCGATCTCCGAAGAATTCTCGATCGGCGACACGAATTACCAATTCTTTGAGCGCGGCGCGCTGTCGTGGAATCCTAATTTCGGCGTGTCACTCGTCCCGCTCGGCATCTACGACGCGGCGCTGCACTCGTCGCTGAAGCTGACCGGCGCGCAGCCGGACGGCGTGCCGACCTACGCCGAGGCCACCTACACCGCACCGGCGGCAGGCGGCGAGAAGTGGATCGACATCAACTTGTCGACCTACCTGTTAACGGCCTACGAGGGCAGCAACGCCGTTTTGCAGACCTACATCGTCGACGGCGCAGCCGAGTACCCAACCGTCACCGGCAACTTCAACATCTACTGGAAGCTCGATTCGCAAACGATGAGTGGCTACAACGTCGATGGCAGTCGTTATGAGACGGAAGACGTGCCGTGGGTCATGTACTTCTACGCCGACTTCGCCATCCATGGAGCCTACTGGCGTTCGTCGTTCGGCTACTCCGGCAGTCACGGCTGCGTGAACACGCCGGTCGGGGACGCCGCCTGGCTCTACTCGTGGGCACCCTACGGCACACTCGTCTCCGTGCACTACTAGCGCACAGCTCTGACGCAACGCAAACGGCCCGGACCAGTTGGTCCGGGCCGTTTGCGTGATTGCCCGAAGCTAGAGACTCGCCCAGGTCGTGAGGGCCACGTCAGCAAGGGCGTTGCGGACATCAGGTCGGCACAGCAGCATCAGCTCCGCCTCACGTTCGCGGCGGAATGAGCTGTCGGACAGGTGTTGGTCGTCGTAGCCCGGATGGCACATCAACTCGGTCACGCCGTCAGGGAGCACTGCCAGTGCGGCCAGCAGGCCCTCGGCATCCATGCTGCCCGGAGCGAAGAAATCGCCGACGAAATGATCTGTGGTGCGCACACCTGCGCCACGCAGGAAAGCGCGATGCTCGTCGTCGATGGCCCGCAGCGGCAACTCGTTCTCGTTGGCGATCTGCGCGATGATGCCGCGCACCTCCGGCCAGGCATGGACATGCTGATGGCTGTCGAGGTGGGTCGGGTTGCGGCGAGTGAGCTTGCGGAAGCGCTCCAGCTGAGCGCGTCCCTCAGCCTCAATGTCCTCTACCAGCAGGTTCGCGCGCAGCCGGTCGAGGTCGCGGTCCAACATGCCGTCTGCACCGGTCAGCGACGGAACCTGTGCCAGTGGTTCGCCATAGCAGAAGCTCAGGTGCAGCCCGATGCCGAGCGCTGGATCAGACTCCGCGAGATGGGCGGCATCGCGGCTCCAGCGCTGGTTGACCATTAGCGTTGTGCTGGTGACGATCCCGGCCCGGTGCGCCTCGATGATCCCGCAACTCACGCCCGGCGCGCGACCAAAGTCATCGGCATTGACGATGAGCCGTCGCATGCAATGCTCCTCTACCAGAGGTGGCCGCGAGCGGCGATCGGAAAGACTGTCTCCACCCGTCCATTGCGGACGCCGACCATCAGGTCGTGCAGGTTGATCGTCGTGCAGACGTGGCTGGGAATGAGCTGGATCGTATCGCCAACGTTGAGGTCAGATTCCAACTCGGCGGGCTCGACCGCCAGAGCGCCGTGCTCGTCAGAACCACGCACGTAGCGGACACCTGCGCGGCCAGTGACCTCGGCCGGACCGGAGTCGGCCGTCAGCGTCTTCTGACCAGCGTCGCAGACTGCGCGCTCTGGCGTTGGACGGCTGATGATGGTCGAGCGACAGAAGAGCGCGTTCTCGAACGGCACGCCGGCATTGCGATAGGCCACATCCATCAGGAGAAACGAGCCAGCTTGCAACTCGTTCAACAGGCCACGACTCGCATCCATCGCCGCCGTACCACTACCGCCGCCGCTGAGGATCGGGATCTCGTGGCCGCGCTCACGCAGTACTCGACAACATCGCTCAGCAGCTCCATCGCTGGATCGTTACGTTCGCGGCGAACCCTCGGGCTGCACTTGCGCGTGACCGGCGTAGCCATGCAGGCCAACCAGTTCGACGCCGTCGGTGTCGCGGATGTGATCGGCCAGCGCCAGCGCCGCCTCGGCATCCACCACGCCGCTGCGGCCAGTCTTGACGTCGATCTCGATCAGCAGCTTGACGACGACCCCGCGTTCGCGCGCGATGGCCGCGATCTTGTCCACTGCCCAGGCATTATCGACGACAGCCTTGAACTCGGGCAGCCGTGCCGCCAACGCGACGAGGCGGTCGAACGTGCCCGGCCCGGCGACCTCGGAGGTCAGCAGGATGTCGCGGATACCGGCGTCGGCCATCACCTCGGCCTCGGATAGCTTGGCGCTGCAAACGCCGATCGCTCCAGCCTCGATCATCAGGTGGGCGATGGTTGGGGACTTCGCGGTCTTCAGGTGCGGACGCAGCCGCAGCGACGAGCCATCGAGGATCTCCATCATCCGCGCCAGGTTGCGCTCCATGGTGTCCAGATCGACGACCAGCACGGGCGTCTCAAGCTCTTCAACCGGCATACCGGGACGAATCGCGCGCATCGCTGCCATACCCAACCCCTCTCACCCTCTTCGTGCGTCCGCTGAATCACCTCGCCAGCACGCATGCTACCAGAGACCCCGCCGTGATTCGTCTGTCTCACTCAACCAGATGGCGTCCGGTGTAGGCCGGGGCGAACAGGACGAGAATCTCCAGATCTTCGGCGAAGTCGTGGAAGCGATGCTCGACGTGCGCGGCGACGAAGACGAGCGAGCCAGGGCCGACGGCGATGTCCTCATCTCCCACCTTCAGACGACCCGTTCCATGCAGGACGATGTAGATCTCATCCTCGTAGTGCGGCACCTGATCGTCGATGCCGTTGGCCGCCAGCCGATAGATACCGCAGCTCATCGAATCGTGACGCAGAACATCGTAGAAGTCAGTCTCTGATGTCCGAGCGCGTTCGAGCAGATCGTTAAGCGTCCATGCTTCCACCCGCAGCCTCCTTGCCGATGGCGGGAACGACGTATTCAGACTCTGATAGTAGAGCGGTTGCCGCTGTCGCTCAAGCACGAGTCGCCGGGGCGGATGGAACGTCGTATCCTTGAGCGACGGTCGGGGCGGGACACCTCAGGAGTGGCAGAAGCATGGAACGGGCACGACTGAAGACGATCGTTCGGCGCATTGCCGTGCTGAATGCGGCGGTAATGCTGCTGGTGCTGATCCAGGGCGCGCTAGTGAGCAACACCGGCTCGGCTGACGGCTGCGGGAATTCGTGGCCACTGTGCCACGGCAAGTTCATTCCGCAGTACACATTCGAGACCGCCATCGAGTTCAGCCACCGCTTCGTCACCTCGATCGCGACCGTGCTGATTTTCGCCACTGCCATCGGCGCGCTGAAGCTCTACCGCCATCGCCGCGAAATGCGTATCTACGTCCCGATCATGATCGGGTTCCTGTTCCTGCAGGCCGGCCTCGGCGCGGCGGCGGTCATGTGGCCGCAGTCCGACGAGGTGAAAGCGCTGCATTTCGGCATCTCACTGATCGCTTTCGCCAGCACCGTCCTCGTCGCGGCGATGATGTACGACATCGACAGTTGGGACAAGCTACGCGATCACCGAGTGACATCACGCCTGCGCTGGGTGGTCTGGGGTCTGACCGCCTACACCTACGTCGTCGTCTACCTCGGCGCGTATGTGCGCCACACGAATTCGATGCTGGCCTGCACCGACTGGCCGCTGTGTAACGGCAGTGTCTTCCCCGGCTTTTCCGGGCCGGTCGGCATTGCCTTCGGCCACCGCGTCTCCGCGGCGGTCCTTGTCATCGGCATGATCGCGCTGCTGCGCTGGACCCGCAATCTCCGCGACACGCGCCCCGACCTCTACTGGGGCAGCATCCTGGCAGTGGCGTTTGTCATCGCCCAGGCCATCGGCGGCGGCATCGTCGTGCTGACGCGGGTCGACACCTTCGCCACCATGTCGCACAGCATCATCGTGTCGCTCTTCTTCGGCACAATGACCTACATGTGCGTGCACGTCCTGCCGCGCCCCGAAGAGGCGCGCGCGGCGACACCAGCAGCGACCGAGCAGCGCTCACCGCTCCCGTCGCCGGCTGGTGACTAGCGCGCCGCCATCAGCGGCACCAGCCGCTCCAGATGCGTGACGCGCGGTGTGCCGGACTGGCTACCAACGGCGAATCCGATCCCGAACAATTCGACGCCGTCGGACTGACGCAACCAGGCATGAAAACATTCGGATTGGGTCGGCACTGCGGCAGCACAACGAGCTGTCCCGATCGTGATCTGCGCATCAGGCTGCTGCGCTGCGTCGAGGTCGTGGAGCGCGGCAAGTACATCGGTGACGGTCGGCAACAGATCCGCCTCGGCGTGCACCATGGTGCGATCAACGGACCTGCTGCCGAGCAGCGCAATGCTGAACGAGCGGGCGACGCGTTGCGTCGGCGTGATGCCATCGTCGGAACCGGACGATCCGCCGCGACCGATGTGGAGCAGGTCAAGCGTCGGGATGACGGCTAGCCCGAGGACGATCAGGATCGACAGCAGAACAATCCACAACCGCCAGTTGGGGCGGTTGCTCGCACGACGATCCAGCTCTTCGTCGTCCAGATTCTCGAACCAGTCAGGAACCTGCTCATCCATAGGCTGATTGTAGGTGTTGGCGGCAATGCGACGGCGTTGTGATAGCCTCGCTGCCGGAGGATGATCGGAGGCAAGGGGTGAACAACAATGACGATCCGTGGTGTGATCTTTGACCTGGACGGCACACTGGCGAATACGCTGCCAGTCTGTTGTGCTGCTTTCCGCCCGGTTCTGCGCGACATAACGGGGCGTCAGTACAGCGACCCGGAGATCATGGCGCTCTTCGGCCCGAACGAGGAGGGGATTCTGCAGCAGATGGCTGGCGACGGCTGGCAACAGGCACTGCAATGCTTTCTCTCCGAGTACGAGGCCCACCACGACACCTGCCTGGCGACGTTCGATGGGATCGATGAGACACTACGCCACATCAACGAGAGTGGCGCACGGATGGCGATCATCACCGGCAAGGGAGCTGGAAGCGCCGCCATCTCAGTCCGGCGACTGGGTCTCGATGCGTACTTCGACCTGATTGCGTCCGGTTCCGCTACGGGCGTCATCAAGTCGCAGCAGATCCGCGAGGTCGCCGAACAGTGGGCGCTGCCAGTCGAGCAGGTCGCCTATGTTGGCGACACCGCCTACGACATGCAGCACGCGGCAGAAGCCGGTGCCACGCCCATCGCAGCAGCCTGGGCCGACACTGCCGATCGCGATGCTTTGGCGGCGACCAACCCGCAACGGCTCTTCATCACCGTCACCGACTTCGATCGCTGGATACGAGACCATGTCTGCAGCTAACGCGCAGATCGTTCTCTCGCGCTATCAGTGCGAGCCGCTGCTGGCCCGGCGCGGGCACGTGGGTGCGACCAGGCTGTCGCTCGATCTGGGCTTGAGCGAATCAACCGTCGTTGTTCGGGATGATGGCGTCGAGTTAACCGACGGCAGCACGCTCGACTGGGCGACAATTGAGGACATCGCGTCGTCGGAGAACGGCTGCTTCCGGATCGAGCCGGACGAGATCATCCACATCCGCGTCTTCTCAGAGACGACCAACTGGGTTCGCACGCTCATGCCAACCACTGGTGCCCCAACGATGCTGGCCTCCGGCATTCCTATGCACCGTATCAAGGGCATCGACCCGCTGGTTGACACCGCCCGCAAGATCGCCACGATCTCACCCCTGACCGGCGACGTCCTCGATACCGCAACCGGACTGGGCTACACGGCCATCGCAGCCGGCAAGACCGCCGATCGCGTTGTGACGATCGAGCTGGACCCGGCAGCGCTCGAGATCGCCCGCCAGAATCCTTGGTCGCGCGAGCTGTTCACGAATCCACGCATTGAGCAGGTGATCGGCGACGCCTTCGAGGTCATCCAGGAGCTGCCGAGCGCGACGTTCTCCCGCATCATCCACGACCCACCGGCGATGAGTCTGGGCGGTGAGCTGTACTCTCGC
It includes:
- a CDS encoding heterodisulfide reductase-related iron-sulfur binding cluster, coding for MIPTREILWNIGSISRIALLTLMVIPFAFIAFGLARRASIWLRGQPEDRFGDWGIRLRGALQKSIFHGRIIRRNKLYAGIMHACLFGGFVILFIGTLIVATEDDITVPLFGWSFYNGNFYLGYKLIVNLGGVMLITGVVMAFLRRFGMRPVYQETAADDLILLTMLLVLSVQGFVVQSLRLAVEKDAWGPWSWVSYPMSIAYQGLSESTLRDLHWINWWGHFLTTFVFLGYLAYSKMVHVFTSLANVFFRRLRPMGELASIPDLEEAESFGIAHLEDFSWAQLMNVDACMHCGRCLEYCPTFNTGKDLRPRDLILEIAGFSADNGGIFSGEVGEGENSARFRWGAGADRDLIGGVVTPAELWDCTTCGACMEHCPVYIEHVPLIVGMRRNLVLEQGEFPDELVTMFNNLERLNSPYQFPQNQRDDWTRKVGAPVPIMAEKAAAGEEVEVLFFVGCLGSFDSRSQQTTIALTRILQEAGINFAILGKEETCTGDPAKRVGNEYLAQMLAMQTVETLNQYSFKKIVTACPHCFNAMANEYPQIGGNYEVVHHSQLINQLIDEGHIQLEPDSAIAQGKVTYHDPCYIGRYNGVYDEPRGVVNALPGVELVEMRRNRNKSFCCGGGGGRMFMEETSGTRINQARVTEAIDTGAEVLCAACPFCMTMFEDGIKGVGAEETFAVKDLAELVAGSMRTKQPANGARADGGE
- a CDS encoding L,D-transpeptidase, producing MNRRGDRGFARTIAAGIAFLLIAAMFPSLASASVDPATGVYFDDTGQVLSNPFYEAWEDHGGLREAGEPVSPAVQRGDSWVQWFTFTRMEIAKPALDQAQPSDAVSAPVGLSVAASLGLTGLHPAFLARQHTQTDGTRVFDNGRMLANAFLHAWEKGDTGDRLGMPISEEFSIGDTNYQFFERGALSWNPNFGVSLVPLGIYDAALHSSLKLTGAQPDGVPTYAEATYTAPAAGGEKWIDINLSTYLLTAYEGSNAVLQTYIVDGAAEYPTVTGNFNIYWKLDSQTMSGYNVDGSRYETEDVPWVMYFYADFAIHGAYWRSSFGYSGSHGCVNTPVGDAAWLYSWAPYGTLVSVHY
- a CDS encoding ChbG/HpnK family deacetylase, which encodes MRRLIVNADDFGRAPGVSCGIIEAHRAGIVTSTTLMVNQRWSRDAAHLAESDPALGIGLHLSFCYGEPLAQVPSLTGADGMLDRDLDRLRANLLVEDIEAEGRAQLERFRKLTRRNPTHLDSHQHVHAWPEVRGIIAQIANENELPLRAIDDEHRAFLRGAGVRTTDHFVGDFFAPGSMDAEGLLAALAVLPDGVTELMCHPGYDDQHLSDSSFRREREAELMLLCRPDVRNALADVALTTWASL
- a CDS encoding alanine racemase, giving the protein MAAMRAIRPGMPVEELETPVLVVDLDTMERNLARMMEILDGSSLRLRPHLKTAKSPTIAHLMIEAGAIGVCSAKLSEAEVMADAGIRDILLTSEVAGPGTFDRLVALAARLPEFKAVVDNAWAVDKIAAIARERGVVVKLLIEIDVKTGRSGVVDAEAALALADHIRDTDGVELVGLHGYAGHAQVQPEGSPRT
- a CDS encoding cupin domain-containing protein, producing the protein MEAWTLNDLLERARTSETDFYDVLRHDSMSCGIYRLAANGIDDQVPHYEDEIYIVLHGTGRLKVGDEDIAVGPGSLVFVAAHVEHRFHDFAEDLEILVLFAPAYTGRHLVE
- a CDS encoding heme A synthase; translated protein: MERARLKTIVRRIAVLNAAVMLLVLIQGALVSNTGSADGCGNSWPLCHGKFIPQYTFETAIEFSHRFVTSIATVLIFATAIGALKLYRHRREMRIYVPIMIGFLFLQAGLGAAAVMWPQSDEVKALHFGISLIAFASTVLVAAMMYDIDSWDKLRDHRVTSRLRWVVWGLTAYTYVVVYLGAYVRHTNSMLACTDWPLCNGSVFPGFSGPVGIAFGHRVSAAVLVIGMIALLRWTRNLRDTRPDLYWGSILAVAFVIAQAIGGGIVVLTRVDTFATMSHSIIVSLFFGTMTYMCVHVLPRPEEARAATPAATEQRSPLPSPAGD
- a CDS encoding HAD family hydrolase; its protein translation is MTIRGVIFDLDGTLANTLPVCCAAFRPVLRDITGRQYSDPEIMALFGPNEEGILQQMAGDGWQQALQCFLSEYEAHHDTCLATFDGIDETLRHINESGARMAIITGKGAGSAAISVRRLGLDAYFDLIASGSATGVIKSQQIREVAEQWALPVEQVAYVGDTAYDMQHAAEAGATPIAAAWADTADRDALAATNPQRLFITVTDFDRWIRDHVCS
- a CDS encoding methyltransferase, which produces MSAANAQIVLSRYQCEPLLARRGHVGATRLSLDLGLSESTVVVRDDGVELTDGSTLDWATIEDIASSENGCFRIEPDEIIHIRVFSETTNWVRTLMPTTGAPTMLASGIPMHRIKGIDPLVDTARKIATISPLTGDVLDTATGLGYTAIAAGKTADRVVTIELDPAALEIARQNPWSRELFTNPRIEQVIGDAFEVIQELPSATFSRIIHDPPAMSLGGELYSREMYRQMLRVCRPNGRVFHYIGDPDSASGRSITKGVIQRLGEAGFRRVVRRPEAFGIVAYP